A single region of the Streptomyces sp. NBC_01262 genome encodes:
- the tkt gene encoding transketolase, translated as MSTEPTTTDLEWTELDKRAVDTARVLAMDSVQKVGNGHPGTAMSLAPAAYLLFQKLMQHDPSDAHWAGRDRFVLSPGHTSLTLYTQLFLSGYGLELEDLKSFRTWGSLTPGHPEHGHTTGIETTTGPLGQGVGNAVGMAMAARYERGLFDPDAAPGESVFDHTIWAIVSDGDLEEGISAEASSLAGHQKLGNLIALYDDNHISIEGDTATAFSEDVLKRYEAYGWHTQRVEQSPDGDFDVQALYAAFRAAQAVTDRPSIIAARTIIAWPAPNAQNTEAAHGSALGDAEVAATKSVLGFDPEKSFEVADEVLAHARKVVDRGAEAHSAWTKRFEEWRTANPQRAADFDRIAAGELPAGWEDALPEFPAGKDVATRKASGEVLKAVGAVLPELWGGSADLAGSNNTTIDASSSFLPADNPLPEADPYGRTVHYGIREHAMGSTMNGIALHGNTRIYGGTFLVFSDYMRPAVRLAALMKLPVTYVWTHDSIGLGEDGPTHQPVEHLAALRAIPGLNVVRPADANETAIAWREILKRHATNPAPHGIALTRQNVPTYEANEDTVKGAYVLFEAEGGAPQVILLGTGSEVQLAVEARDALQAEGIPTRVVSVPSVEWFEEQDQAYRDSVLPRDVKARVAVEAGIGLTWHRFVGEDGRIVSLEHFGASADYKVLYREFGITAEAVAAAARDSLAAVAR; from the coding sequence GTGAGCACCGAGCCGACCACCACAGACCTCGAATGGACCGAACTGGACAAGCGGGCTGTTGACACCGCCCGGGTTCTGGCCATGGATTCCGTGCAAAAGGTCGGCAACGGCCATCCCGGAACGGCCATGAGCCTCGCGCCCGCCGCGTACCTGCTCTTCCAGAAGCTGATGCAGCACGACCCGTCGGACGCCCACTGGGCCGGCCGCGACCGCTTCGTGCTGTCCCCGGGCCACACCTCACTGACGCTCTACACCCAGCTCTTCCTCTCCGGCTACGGCCTGGAGCTGGAGGACCTGAAGTCCTTCCGCACCTGGGGCTCGCTGACCCCCGGACACCCCGAGCACGGCCACACCACCGGCATCGAGACCACCACCGGCCCGCTGGGCCAGGGTGTCGGCAACGCGGTGGGCATGGCCATGGCCGCCCGCTACGAGCGCGGCCTGTTCGACCCGGACGCCGCCCCCGGCGAGTCCGTGTTCGACCACACCATCTGGGCCATCGTCTCCGACGGCGACCTGGAGGAGGGCATCTCGGCGGAGGCCTCCTCGCTGGCGGGCCACCAGAAGCTCGGCAACCTGATCGCGCTGTACGACGACAACCACATCTCCATCGAGGGCGACACCGCCACCGCGTTCTCCGAGGACGTGCTGAAGCGGTACGAGGCCTACGGCTGGCACACGCAGCGCGTCGAGCAGTCGCCGGACGGGGACTTCGACGTCCAGGCCCTGTACGCGGCCTTCCGCGCCGCCCAGGCCGTCACCGACCGCCCCTCGATCATCGCCGCCCGCACGATCATCGCCTGGCCGGCCCCGAACGCCCAGAACACCGAGGCCGCGCACGGCTCGGCGCTGGGCGACGCCGAGGTCGCCGCCACCAAGAGCGTGCTCGGCTTCGACCCCGAGAAGTCCTTCGAGGTCGCCGACGAGGTGCTCGCCCACGCCCGCAAGGTCGTGGACCGGGGTGCCGAGGCGCACTCCGCGTGGACCAAGCGCTTCGAGGAGTGGCGTACTGCCAACCCGCAGCGGGCCGCCGACTTCGACCGCATCGCCGCGGGCGAACTGCCGGCCGGCTGGGAGGACGCGCTTCCGGAGTTCCCCGCCGGCAAGGACGTCGCCACCCGCAAGGCCTCCGGCGAGGTGCTCAAGGCAGTCGGCGCCGTGCTGCCCGAGCTGTGGGGCGGCTCCGCCGACCTCGCGGGCTCCAACAACACCACCATCGACGCCTCGTCGTCCTTCCTCCCGGCGGACAACCCGCTGCCGGAGGCGGACCCGTACGGCCGGACCGTGCACTACGGCATCCGCGAGCACGCCATGGGCTCGACCATGAACGGCATCGCGCTGCACGGCAACACCCGTATCTACGGCGGCACGTTCCTGGTGTTCTCCGACTACATGCGCCCCGCCGTACGCCTGGCCGCGCTGATGAAGCTGCCGGTCACCTACGTGTGGACGCACGACTCCATCGGCCTGGGCGAGGACGGCCCGACCCACCAGCCGGTCGAGCACCTGGCCGCGCTGCGCGCCATCCCGGGCCTGAACGTCGTCCGCCCGGCCGACGCCAACGAGACCGCCATCGCCTGGCGCGAGATCCTCAAGCGGCACGCCACCAACCCCGCCCCGCACGGCATCGCGCTGACCCGCCAGAACGTGCCGACGTACGAGGCGAACGAGGACACCGTTAAGGGCGCGTACGTGCTCTTCGAGGCCGAGGGCGGCGCACCGCAGGTCATCCTGCTGGGCACCGGCTCCGAGGTGCAGCTGGCCGTCGAGGCCCGCGACGCGCTGCAGGCCGAGGGAATTCCCACCCGCGTCGTCTCCGTTCCGTCTGTGGAGTGGTTCGAGGAGCAGGACCAGGCGTACCGCGACAGCGTGCTGCCGCGCGATGTGAAGGCCCGCGTCGCCGTGGAGGCGGGTATCGGTCTGACCTGGCACCGCTTCGTCGGCGAGGACGGCCGGATCGTGTCCCTGGAGCACTTCGGGGCAAGCGCCGACTACAAGGTCCTGTACCGGGAGTTCGGAATCACCGCCGAGGCCGTGGCCGCCGCCGCCCGCGACTCGCTTGCGGCCGTAGCCCGCTGA